The following coding sequences are from one Candidatus Methylacidithermus pantelleriae window:
- the uvrB gene encoding excinuclease ABC subunit UvrB, protein MDFELHAPYPPRGDQPKAIEAITERLVRGEKHTVLLGVTGSGKTYTVANVIARLNRPTLVISHNKTLAAQLYSEFKQFFPKNAVEYFVSYFDYYQPEAYIPSTDTYIEKDSSINEEIERLRLSTTTALLTRRDVIVVASVSCIYGLGSPEDYANMVCVFRVKSLFPREEILERLVQMQYERNEVELAPGRFRVRGDVIELCPGSAEYGIRVELWGDEIERICRFDPLTGRRIEPCDQEVIFPARHYVTPEEKMKRALAAIREELEERVAELERQGKLLEAQRLRLRTTYDLEMMQEVGYCNGIENYSRHLSGRAPGSRPYCLLDFFPKDFLTVIDESHVTIPQLGGMYEGDRSRKLVLVEHGFRLPSALDNRPLNFREFEELVGQVLYVSATPGDYELGKVGGQVIEQIVRPTGLLDPVVEVRPLKNQIDDLVARLRERVAKGQRALVLTLTKRTAEDLADYLRELGIRVRYLHAELDAIERVEILRGLRAGDFDVLVGINLLREGLDLPEVSLVAILDADKEGYLRSERSLVQIAGRAARHLEGMVILYADEVTESIRKFLEITRWRRAQQLAYNEAHGIRPQSVSRREQESLRVVASAVGWDKKKGLGEERWQDLDLAEVLRELEQEMMEAASRLEYEKAALLRDQVQEVRKRLGLPPVRGMRASGAWKGLTGKGRRVGNRKVGSRS, encoded by the coding sequence ATGGATTTTGAGCTTCATGCCCCCTATCCACCCAGAGGGGATCAACCCAAAGCGATTGAGGCAATCACAGAGCGGTTGGTGCGCGGAGAAAAGCACACGGTCCTTTTGGGGGTGACGGGTTCCGGCAAGACGTACACGGTCGCCAACGTGATCGCTCGGCTCAACCGCCCAACCCTGGTGATTTCTCACAACAAGACCCTGGCGGCCCAGCTGTACAGCGAATTTAAGCAGTTCTTTCCCAAAAACGCCGTGGAATATTTTGTATCGTACTTTGATTATTACCAGCCGGAGGCGTACATCCCTAGTACGGACACCTACATCGAGAAGGATTCGAGCATTAATGAGGAGATTGAACGGTTGCGACTTTCGACGACCACAGCTCTTTTGACCCGGCGGGATGTCATTGTGGTGGCCAGTGTGTCGTGCATCTATGGGTTGGGGTCTCCGGAAGACTACGCCAACATGGTGTGTGTTTTTCGCGTAAAAAGTCTTTTTCCCCGGGAAGAGATCCTCGAGCGTTTGGTTCAGATGCAGTATGAGCGGAATGAGGTTGAGCTTGCCCCGGGCCGGTTTCGAGTACGTGGCGATGTGATTGAGCTGTGCCCGGGCTCGGCGGAATACGGGATTCGGGTTGAGTTATGGGGAGATGAGATCGAGCGCATCTGTCGGTTTGATCCTCTGACGGGGCGGAGGATAGAGCCGTGTGACCAGGAGGTCATTTTCCCTGCCCGTCATTATGTCACCCCTGAGGAAAAAATGAAACGGGCGCTTGCTGCCATCCGTGAGGAACTGGAAGAAAGAGTGGCAGAGCTTGAGCGGCAGGGCAAGCTACTGGAAGCGCAACGGCTTCGGCTCCGGACGACCTATGATTTGGAAATGATGCAGGAGGTGGGCTACTGCAATGGAATCGAGAACTACTCTCGGCATCTGAGCGGGCGGGCGCCGGGTTCTCGGCCGTATTGTCTTTTGGATTTTTTCCCCAAGGATTTTCTTACGGTGATTGATGAATCCCATGTGACGATCCCGCAATTGGGGGGAATGTACGAGGGAGACCGTTCGCGCAAGCTGGTTTTGGTCGAGCATGGGTTTCGGCTCCCTTCGGCGTTGGACAACCGGCCGCTCAATTTTCGGGAGTTCGAAGAGCTGGTAGGGCAGGTTCTCTATGTTTCGGCCACTCCGGGGGATTATGAGCTAGGCAAGGTTGGAGGGCAAGTCATCGAGCAGATCGTGCGTCCAACTGGACTGTTGGATCCGGTTGTGGAGGTTCGACCCTTGAAAAACCAGATTGACGATCTGGTAGCGCGCTTGAGGGAACGGGTTGCCAAAGGCCAGCGAGCACTTGTGCTGACTTTAACCAAGCGCACGGCGGAGGATTTGGCCGATTATTTGAGAGAGCTTGGGATCCGGGTGCGGTATTTGCATGCAGAATTGGATGCTATTGAGCGCGTGGAAATTTTGCGGGGATTGCGTGCAGGAGACTTTGATGTTTTGGTGGGCATTAATCTTTTGAGGGAGGGGTTAGATTTGCCGGAGGTATCCCTGGTAGCGATTTTGGATGCGGATAAGGAGGGGTATCTTCGTTCGGAAAGGTCGCTTGTTCAGATTGCAGGTCGGGCAGCTCGACATCTGGAAGGGATGGTGATTCTCTATGCGGATGAAGTTACGGAATCGATCCGGAAGTTTTTAGAGATCACCCGTTGGCGTCGAGCGCAACAGCTAGCCTACAATGAGGCCCATGGGATTAGACCGCAAAGCGTAAGTCGAAGGGAACAAGAAAGTCTGCGTGTGGTCGCCAGTGCCGTTGGCTGGGATAAGAAAAAGGGCTTGGGTGAGGAGCGCTGGCAGGATCTGGATTTGGCAGAGGTTTTACGAGAACTTGAACAAGAGATGATGGAGGCTGCTTCTCGGTTGGAGTATGAGAAAGCGGCCCTTTTGAGGGATCAAGTACAGGAGGTGCGGAAGCGTTTAGGGTTACCTCCGGTGCGGGGCATGCGTGCTTCCGGGGCGTGGAAGGGACTCACGGGTAAGGGAAGACGCGTTGGGAACCGGAAGGTGGGGAGCCGGTCTTGA
- a CDS encoding PA0069 family radical SAM protein: protein MGRPRKARGACENPSPKFASYWPQEDPGETPDGPTLPKTRIHWLGAVSLFSYNHSPDLTFRVSLNPYRGCEHGCVYCYARPTHEYLGLSCGLDFETKIFVKREAPELLRRALASPRWRPDPIVLSGVTDPYQPVESRLRVTRRCLEVLAETRHPVVVVTKSRLITRDTDLLRELARHKAVGVWISLTTLDAKLASRLEPRASLPKARLEAIQALSAASIPVGVLVAPVIPGLTTFGLRELLGKAREAGACRAGYTLLRLPGKVRELFVSWLKTHMAQSEDRILLTVASCRNGQVNSSEFGVRLYGEGPVADLFGKLFSVLASKAGLTEEGFELSGEAFRRPALGNCEGEQLEWDWAEARRPLAREEL from the coding sequence ATGGGCCGGCCACGAAAGGCAAGAGGAGCTTGTGAGAACCCTTCCCCCAAGTTTGCTTCCTATTGGCCGCAGGAAGATCCTGGCGAGACTCCGGACGGTCCCACTCTCCCCAAAACGCGGATTCATTGGCTGGGTGCCGTTTCCCTTTTTTCCTACAACCATAGCCCTGATCTAACGTTTCGGGTAAGTCTTAACCCCTACCGGGGTTGTGAACATGGTTGTGTGTACTGTTATGCCCGCCCGACGCACGAGTATCTTGGTCTATCGTGCGGGCTTGACTTCGAAACGAAGATCTTTGTTAAGCGGGAGGCCCCTGAGCTATTGCGCCGGGCGCTGGCTAGCCCGCGGTGGAGACCCGATCCCATTGTCTTAAGCGGGGTCACCGATCCCTACCAGCCCGTAGAGAGTCGACTCCGGGTAACACGGAGATGCCTGGAGGTCCTGGCCGAAACCCGACATCCCGTCGTTGTGGTCACCAAAAGCCGGTTAATTACGCGGGATACAGACCTTTTGAGGGAATTAGCTCGGCATAAGGCGGTGGGCGTTTGGATTTCGCTTACAACTCTGGACGCAAAACTCGCCTCGCGTCTGGAACCTCGAGCCTCGCTTCCCAAGGCCCGGTTGGAAGCGATCCAAGCTTTGAGTGCGGCCTCCATCCCGGTGGGGGTTCTGGTGGCTCCCGTCATTCCGGGCCTCACGACCTTCGGGCTGCGCGAGCTTTTGGGAAAAGCTCGAGAGGCCGGAGCGTGCCGAGCCGGTTACACCCTCCTCCGGCTTCCTGGCAAAGTCAGGGAACTTTTTGTGTCGTGGTTAAAGACCCATATGGCGCAGTCCGAGGATCGGATTCTTCTGACCGTTGCTTCCTGTCGGAATGGCCAGGTGAATTCTTCTGAGTTTGGAGTCCGGCTCTACGGAGAAGGCCCGGTGGCGGATCTTTTTGGAAAGCTTTTTAGCGTTTTGGCCAGTAAAGCCGGTTTGACCGAAGAAGGGTTTGAGCTTTCGGGAGAAGCTTTCCGCCGGCCAGCGCTGGGAAATTGCGAGGGGGAGCAACTGGAGTGGGATTGGGCGGAAGCCAGGCGTCCTCTTGCCCGTGAGGAACTCTGA
- a CDS encoding zinc metalloprotease, protein MNTLWIVFVLFCAGYAWIGYVLAFPKKERNEREDDVPALSWETEGPIIEKALEGVIHTRWQGEGPQGTLELVGSLTGIAASEAFDTVRKRLADTQIDVYFLGEEEAQVRLTFQRSHPPQPPSPKLLPSILFFLTLATTAWAGGFHHGITLPLEPSKALLAFQGAWPIWATLLAQDVTRYAIAFLHGIRLGPPYWLPAPLALGTFGSVLPVRHSGVERRGLYDSAAFGVIAGLAVALPCLWFGLKNSSFVSGSPLPFAPGVPLRSSVFFWVFSQLAHGDKVTLEQRAVLDPLAFGGWVGLLVTTLNLLPVSGLNGGWLAHALWGIRALRRISLSTVLFLFLFCLFFWPALLSWVLFLSLLHLGPCRPVQNELASPGWLRTLLGYLLWALAGLVLLPVPPSWKDLWTLHGPYL, encoded by the coding sequence ATGAATACCCTCTGGATCGTTTTCGTTCTCTTTTGTGCTGGCTATGCATGGATCGGCTACGTGCTGGCCTTCCCTAAGAAGGAGAGGAACGAGCGGGAGGATGACGTTCCAGCGCTTTCCTGGGAAACGGAAGGACCCATCATCGAAAAGGCTCTTGAGGGAGTTATTCACACCCGGTGGCAGGGAGAGGGGCCACAGGGAACGCTGGAGCTTGTTGGATCCCTCACGGGAATCGCTGCATCCGAGGCCTTCGATACCGTCCGGAAGCGACTGGCCGATACCCAGATTGACGTATACTTTCTCGGAGAGGAAGAAGCTCAAGTCCGGCTCACGTTCCAGCGCTCTCACCCACCCCAACCTCCATCCCCCAAGCTCCTCCCCTCCATTCTGTTTTTCCTTACGCTGGCAACGACGGCCTGGGCCGGAGGTTTTCACCATGGCATCACCCTCCCTTTGGAACCCTCCAAGGCCCTGCTGGCCTTTCAGGGGGCTTGGCCCATTTGGGCGACGCTTTTGGCTCAAGACGTTACCCGCTATGCCATCGCCTTCCTCCACGGAATCCGCCTGGGTCCCCCGTACTGGTTGCCAGCCCCTTTGGCTTTGGGAACCTTCGGCTCCGTGCTGCCGGTTCGACACAGCGGCGTGGAGCGCCGCGGGCTGTACGATTCCGCAGCCTTCGGTGTCATCGCAGGATTGGCCGTGGCACTTCCCTGCCTCTGGTTCGGCCTGAAAAACTCAAGTTTTGTTTCCGGTTCCCCCCTGCCCTTTGCACCAGGAGTTCCTCTCCGATCCTCAGTGTTTTTTTGGGTATTTTCGCAATTGGCACACGGGGATAAGGTAACCCTCGAGCAGCGGGCTGTGCTGGACCCGTTGGCTTTTGGGGGATGGGTGGGGCTTCTTGTAACCACGCTCAACCTTTTGCCCGTTTCCGGGCTAAATGGAGGATGGCTCGCCCATGCACTCTGGGGCATTCGTGCTCTGCGGAGGATTAGCCTAAGCACCGTCCTTTTCCTTTTCCTTTTCTGCCTCTTTTTTTGGCCCGCCCTCTTGAGTTGGGTCCTCTTCCTTTCCCTGCTGCATCTTGGACCTTGCCGACCCGTACAAAATGAGCTCGCTTCCCCCGGTTGGCTTCGCACGCTTCTCGGATATCTTCTTTGGGCGTTGGCCGGACTGGTCCTACTTCCGGTGCCTCCTTCCTGGAAGGATCTTTGGACCCTCCACGGACCCTATCTTTAG